In Numenius arquata chromosome 3, bNumArq3.hap1.1, whole genome shotgun sequence, one genomic interval encodes:
- the CD28 gene encoding T-cell-specific surface glycoprotein CD28, with the protein MLLGILVVLCFIPTADVTENKILVAQRPLLIVANKTATLVCNYTYNGTGKEFRASLHKGTDSAVEVCFISWNTTKTSSNSNKEFNCEGIHDKDKVIFSLWNMSASQTDIYFCKIEAMYPPPYVYNEKSNGTVIHVKDTPIQTQEPQSAIPLWIMVAVTGVLAFYSMLITAVFINYWQKSKKNTYHQSDYMNMTPRHPPYQKNKGYPSYAPTRDYTAYRSWQP; encoded by the exons ATGCTCCTGGGGATCCTCGTGGTGCTCTGCTTCATCCCCACTGCTGATGTAACAG aAAACAAGATTTTAGTGGCTCAGCGTCCTTTGCTCATTGTAGCTAACAAAACTGCAACTCTAGTCTGCAACTACACATACAATGGAACAGGGAAGGAATTTCGAGCTTCGCTGCACAAAGGAACAGACAGTGCAGTTGAAGTTTGCTTTATTTCATGGAATACAACCAAAACTAGCAGTAATTCAAATAAAGAATTCAACTGCGAGGGGATTCATGATAAAGACAAAGTAATCTTCAGTCTTTGGAATATGAGTGCCAGCCAAACTGACATCTACTTCTGCAAAATCGAGGCCATGTATCCACCCCCATATGTCTACAATGAGAAAAGCAACGGGACCGTCATTCATGTGAAAG atacaccCATCCAAACACAAGAGCCCCAGTCTGCAATTCCTTTGTGGATTATGGTGGCAGTGACTGGAGTTCTTGCTTTCTACAGTATGCTAATAACTGCAGTTTTTATAAACTACTGG caAAAATCCAAAAAGAATACGTACCATCAGAGTGACTACATGAACATGACTCCCCGGCACCCACCATACCAGAAGAACAAGGGTTACCCATCCTATGCACCAACACGAGACTACACTGCATATCGGTCCTGGCAGCCATGA